In Caloenas nicobarica isolate bCalNic1 chromosome 5, bCalNic1.hap1, whole genome shotgun sequence, a single genomic region encodes these proteins:
- the SNX6 gene encoding sorting nexin-6 isoform X2: MMEGSDDGPDFLSEEDRGLRAINVDLQTDAALQVDISDALSERDKVKFTVHTKSSLPNFKQNEFSVVRQHEEFIWLHDSFVENEDYAGYIIPPAPPRPDFDASREKLQKLGEGEGSMTKEEFTKMKQELEAEYLAIFKKTVAMHEVFLCRVAAHPILRKDLNFHVFLEYNQDLSVRGKNKKEKLEDFFKNMVKSADGVIVSGVKDVDDFFEHERTFLVEYHNRVKDASAKSDKMTRSHKNVADDYNRIGSSLYALGTQDSTDICKFFLKVSELFDKTRKIEARVSADEDLKLSDLLKYYLRESQAAKDLLYRRSRSLVDYENANKALDKARAKNKDVLQAETTQQICCQKFEKISESAKQELIDFKTRRVAAFRKNLVELAELELKHAKGNLQLLQSCLAVLNGDT, translated from the exons ctTAGAGCAATAAATGTAGATCTTCAGACTGATGCTGCTCTGCAAGTGGATATCTCAGATGCACTCAGTGAGAGGGACAAAGTGAAATTCACTGTCCATACAAAG AGCTCTTTAccaaatttcaaacaaaatgaattttctgttGTTCGGCAACATGAAGAGTTTATTTGGCTTCATGATTCTTTTGTGGAGAATGAGGACTATGCTGGCTATATC ATTccaccagcaccacccaggCCTGACTTTGATGCCTCAAGGGAGAAGTTGCAGAAActtggagaaggggaaggatcGATGACTAAAGAAGAATTCACCAAGATGAAACAAGAACTGGAGGC tgaaTATTTGGCAATATTCAAGAAGACAGTTGCAATGCATGAAGTGTTTTTGTGTCGTGTGGCAGCACATCCTATTTTGAGAAAGGATTTAAATTTCCATGTATTCTTGGAATATAATCAGGAT ttgagTGTTCgtgggaaaaataagaaagagaaacttgaagacttctttaaaaatatggttAAATCAGCAGATGGTGTCATTGTTTCAGGAGTAAAG GATGTGGATGACTTCTTTGAACATGAAAGGACATTCCTTGTAGAATATCACAACCGTGTCAAAGATGCCTCTGCCAAATCTGATAAAATGACAAGATCACATAAAA atGTGGCGGATGACTATAATAGAATTGGTTCTTCATTATATGCATTAGGGACGCAGGACTCCACAGATATATGCAA GTTTTTTCTGAAGGTATCAGAGTTATTTGACAAAACAAGG aaaatagAAGCCCGGGTATCTGCTGATGAAGATCTTAAACTTTCTGATCTTCTGAAATATTACCTGAGGGAATCACAAGCTGCTAAG GATCTCCTATATAGAAGATCTAGGTCACTAGTGGATTATGAAAATGCTAATAAGGCGTTGGATAAAGcaagagcaaaaaataaagatgtgctGCAAGCTGAAACTACTCAGCAAATATGCTGTCAGAAATTTGAGAAAATTTCTGAATCAGCAAAACAAG aaCTGATAGACTTTAAGACAAGAAGAGTTGCAGCATTCAGAAAAAATCTGGTGGAACTAGCAGAACTGGAATTAAAGCATGCTAAG
- the SNX6 gene encoding sorting nexin-6 isoform X1, producing the protein MMQEGSDDGPDFLSEEDRGLRAINVDLQTDAALQVDISDALSERDKVKFTVHTKSSLPNFKQNEFSVVRQHEEFIWLHDSFVENEDYAGYIIPPAPPRPDFDASREKLQKLGEGEGSMTKEEFTKMKQELEAEYLAIFKKTVAMHEVFLCRVAAHPILRKDLNFHVFLEYNQDLSVRGKNKKEKLEDFFKNMVKSADGVIVSGVKDVDDFFEHERTFLVEYHNRVKDASAKSDKMTRSHKNVADDYNRIGSSLYALGTQDSTDICKFFLKVSELFDKTRKIEARVSADEDLKLSDLLKYYLRESQAAKDLLYRRSRSLVDYENANKALDKARAKNKDVLQAETTQQICCQKFEKISESAKQELIDFKTRRVAAFRKNLVELAELELKHAKGNLQLLQSCLAVLNGDT; encoded by the exons ctTAGAGCAATAAATGTAGATCTTCAGACTGATGCTGCTCTGCAAGTGGATATCTCAGATGCACTCAGTGAGAGGGACAAAGTGAAATTCACTGTCCATACAAAG AGCTCTTTAccaaatttcaaacaaaatgaattttctgttGTTCGGCAACATGAAGAGTTTATTTGGCTTCATGATTCTTTTGTGGAGAATGAGGACTATGCTGGCTATATC ATTccaccagcaccacccaggCCTGACTTTGATGCCTCAAGGGAGAAGTTGCAGAAActtggagaaggggaaggatcGATGACTAAAGAAGAATTCACCAAGATGAAACAAGAACTGGAGGC tgaaTATTTGGCAATATTCAAGAAGACAGTTGCAATGCATGAAGTGTTTTTGTGTCGTGTGGCAGCACATCCTATTTTGAGAAAGGATTTAAATTTCCATGTATTCTTGGAATATAATCAGGAT ttgagTGTTCgtgggaaaaataagaaagagaaacttgaagacttctttaaaaatatggttAAATCAGCAGATGGTGTCATTGTTTCAGGAGTAAAG GATGTGGATGACTTCTTTGAACATGAAAGGACATTCCTTGTAGAATATCACAACCGTGTCAAAGATGCCTCTGCCAAATCTGATAAAATGACAAGATCACATAAAA atGTGGCGGATGACTATAATAGAATTGGTTCTTCATTATATGCATTAGGGACGCAGGACTCCACAGATATATGCAA GTTTTTTCTGAAGGTATCAGAGTTATTTGACAAAACAAGG aaaatagAAGCCCGGGTATCTGCTGATGAAGATCTTAAACTTTCTGATCTTCTGAAATATTACCTGAGGGAATCACAAGCTGCTAAG GATCTCCTATATAGAAGATCTAGGTCACTAGTGGATTATGAAAATGCTAATAAGGCGTTGGATAAAGcaagagcaaaaaataaagatgtgctGCAAGCTGAAACTACTCAGCAAATATGCTGTCAGAAATTTGAGAAAATTTCTGAATCAGCAAAACAAG aaCTGATAGACTTTAAGACAAGAAGAGTTGCAGCATTCAGAAAAAATCTGGTGGAACTAGCAGAACTGGAATTAAAGCATGCTAAG